The DNA sequence TGAATCCCTGCGCAAGCGCAGGTGAGTCACGTCGGCCATTTTGGCTGACGCGACTCGTGTGCATGTGCTGGAGTTTGCTCAGTCGAGCGGTACATAAGGCACCCAAGCCACCCGTCCACACGAGCGATGGAAGCCCTGCACACAGAAGCCCCATTGGGTGCCTTACGTGCCATGCGAGCGAACCCCTGCGCATGGGCACGTGTCACATTGCCGAAAATGGCTGATGTGACTCTTCTGCGCATGCCTTACTTCACCGTGCGAGTGAGTGCGAACCTCTGCGCATGCACAGAAGAGTCacattggccattttgggtgatgCGACTCCTCTGCGCATGTGCAGAGATCCAGAAGCGTAAAAAAGAATGCTCGGTGGTGGTGGGCGACGACGGTGCTGCGGCGGCACCGCCATTACACGGGGACACCTCAAGTGTGCCCCCTGTTGGTGTGCGTCAGCGACGGGCGCCTACTTCGCTtcgcggttggaccgcctctgcttaccggcacaagggtttaacccaatgcgccaccggggctccatttattttaatttgaggATTTATTTCCTGGTTACCAGTCAAAGCTCTTTGGGTACAGTTTAAAATACTTTGTCAACAAAACGCCAGTCCTCTGCTCCAATTGCTCCCTGAGAATCTCACCCAGGGAGCTGGTGCTGCTGAGGTTCAGCTGAAAGATATGCAAGTCTCCTAGGTAAGTAAATGGAAACTGGGGAGGATTGTCCATCTGCAAGAATTTCTCAGACCACTGCTCTTGCTAGTCTGTCTGCTGAGTGGGCATTTCCAGTGGAAGAACAATTTGAGAAAGGAACTGATGGAAAAGCATCCTTTTTTTCCATCAGCTTCTTCCAAGCTGAAGGCAGACACATTTGTTTATGCTTGCATATATATTTACCTTTTTCAGTGATGAAAAGGGGAACAAAGAATGTCTAACCTGACCCCAAATTCAAacatttttgtgttgttttgctgcATGGGTGGCCGTTTGGGCGGGTTTCATCTCTTTGCGATCTATAACTGATTCGGGCTTTGTTCTGACAGGATTTGAAGAGAGGACAGAAAGGCTACTTTTACAGCATTATGAGAATATATGACAGCAAAGCGCCGAGGGAAATGTTGTACCATCGGTATGCGATCAATCTCCAGCGCCAGAACGTGCTGGGTGAGTGTCAGCCAATGCAGCTTCTTGCATCAGCAGCCTGGAGAAATTGGAGAGCAATGGAGAAAAGCCAGGGACTTGAGGGGATTACGAGGCGCGGTTTATGGGCCATGAAGGTACATCAGACACACAGCCAGAGCACAGGGTGGTTTATAGACAGAGTTCACACAGCCTTCAGCCAAGAAGCTTTGCCAGTCTCAGCAGGGGCAATGGGAACAACAGGCAGGAAAATGATGTGGGTCTGCTGTTATTTATGCTACATCCATCCACTGTGCAGTTTGTCTTTAGATCCTGTCCACAGAAATGATACAAACATGCACACAGACAGCTGCAAGATAAATGATTTACGAACAATGTTTCATTCTCacagctgcttttaaaagaaaaaaaaccactcATCATATTTCTCCTAAATATATGGAAACACTGGGGCTTTCCTCCACATACAGCTAATCTCTAAACATTAACATTTGGAACATGAACCCATAGCATGAGCGCCAGTAAGGAAGAAATATTCTGGAAGAGTATGAACAGCACCACATGTGAGTAGTGCCTTTGGTGCTTCCGTTTTGTGGTATTCCCAAATGTTATTGATTTAAAACACACAATCCCCCCAAATGTGCTGCAAGGCAGCTTACAGTGTTAACACACAGAAGCAAAAACAACATCTTAATTACAAATAACATGCAAACTAATTATTTAAGAATATGGCAATGAAATATGGAGCCAGCATGAAAGCAGCCGAACGTCCTTTAACAGGAGGCACACACAACAAAGACCTGCCTGAAGGGGAAAACAGTATTTTTGAGTCAGAATGAGTTCAAAATACACCCACCCCCTGCCCTCGCTTCAGGAATGACACCTAGAAGGCCCTCTCTAATTAGTTATAATATTTACAGTAGCAAATTGTAGTGTATATAGTGCTTGCTTATGTTGACTCAAAGTATTTGCTATTTTTCATCTACAAATAACATCAAGTGCAACACCTCACGTAGTACGTATATATgcattttcctagttttttttatttaaatgacaCACAATTTAACTGCAATTGATGCTTAATGCATCATGTTTAATGACATTGCAGGGGTTCCTTCTTGTAACATCACCAAGGTCCCCACTTCCATGACATCACAAGGAATCATTTCTTAGTCTTGGCCCTGAAATTTTAGGCAAACCCTGCTTTAACACAATCTAATGGGAGTTCACTTAGTTGTAAATAAGATGGAGGAGGGAGATGCCTTGAGTATGTACTTCCATCAATTCCTGGTCATTGATTGACTGTCATTGTGTGCTCACATGCTACTTTTGTACATACCATAAAGAAGAATCGTGGGCAGAGGCTGCTGCTGTGTACAAGAGTGAAAGCTGCTGCTGTTACTGTGTACAAGGAGAGCTAGACAGCCCCTTGACATGGCTTTATAACCAGCCATTGATTGGGGGTGAGGGGCAGTTGCATCCAGGAGTCTTTGGCTTCCCTTGCACAAGAAGAAACTGGATACCTCCTTGTGTGAAAGATGCTGGCACAACTGAGAGTTGGGCCAATGTAAGTTACCATACAatcaaccaaaaaaaaacccaacaaaaaatcAACCAGTACGGGTCAACAAAAACCAACTCACTCAACtcccgatggcaaagtgtgttaaagcgctgaactgctgaagttGCGGACcaaatggtcccaggttcaaatcctgggagcggagtgagcgcccgctgttgctccagctcctgccaacctagcagttcgaaaacatgccaatgtgagtagatcaataggtaccgctccagcgggaaggtaacggcgctccatgcagtcatgccggccacatgaccttggaggttctacggacaacgccggctcttcagcatagaaatggagatgagcaccaacccccagtcagacatgactggacttaacgtcaggggaaacctttaccttaccttatgcTTTAGAAATGTATGCACAAGGCAACTGTCTAGCTTGTCTATTGCTACGCCTAGTGCTGGATACACCTTGAAATAGATCGGAATTAAGCAAATACTTTGATAAGTATGGCACTCTAGAATAAGTTTGCTTCTTTCAGGGATTTTATAAGCAATCCTGTGCTTTAGCTCCGTGATAGGGCTATGCAAAATGTTTCAGGTTCAAACTCCAGCATTTCTATACAGGGAAAGTTTCCTGTTTGCAACCCTGGGGACACTGGCAAAGTGTCCCCAGCTTCTCCTCCTCATGAGACAAAGGACCAGGTTGGATGGAAACACATTTGGACAATTTTTGCGTTGTTGAAGGCTGGTATAAACAATATTGAATTAAGCATACCTGCATGTGTACTTCCTATAGCAGCTCAGTATGGAAAGAAAAACAGGCATAGGATCCCAGTGGCAATTCCTTTTGTGGTGTGATGGCTATGGAGACAAATGGTTGGGGTTAAAAGTCTTATTGAAGCCTTAGCTAAGTcactgatttattatttatttatgtattacaatatttatatcccgcctttctcacccaataggggactcagggcggcttacaataaaacacatatataaaattgtacaatacattgtgaatcaattaaaaagtcattaaattacatcagacattcataaaacacttataaaatacagataggcatgaTCTCAAGAATAGCCTTGGGCAAGCCACTAATCATCTTCCCTCATCCCCCTCCCCCTTGTATGAATGAGTTATTCAgtttatttttcctgtttttcttaaGTTAAAGGACAAGAAAAATAGGAAGCAGCTTTTCCTCAGCCAGACCATGGCTCCCACACACTCGCTATCATCTACCTTAATTGACAAGTGGCTGTTTCAGGGTTTTTATGCAGGACTCGGTCCCAATTCTACTTCGGAAGGCTAAGGATTCAGTCTGGGACCATCTTCATGCAAAGCATGTGCGCTGCCTGTTGAAATATAGCCGTTTATAGAGATTGGCCTCAACACAAACCATGTCTGTGACCCATTGTTTTTCTCCTTGACTGAGTAATAAAAAGGGGGAATAAAGAGGAATCAAAATGCATGAGCAAAACAGAAGCTGAGAAAAGCGATTGCATGGAAAAGTATTTGGGGAAATGATaatcatctttttttttcctgctgggCTCTATTAATTAAATTAGAGGCACATTTCAAAGTAAGGTTGGTTTTCCTACAGGATAAATGCTGTGCACTAGAtttacagtagtgtctcgcttatccaatgaaaacgggctggcagaatgttggataagcgaatatgttggataataaggaggcattaaggaaaagcctattaaacatcaaattaggttatgattttacaaattaagcaccaaaacatcatgttatacaacaaattggacagaaaaagtagttcaatacgcagtaatgttatgtagtaattactgtacttacgaatttagcaccaaaatatcacgatatattgagaacattgactacaaaaatgcgttggataatccagaacgttggataagcgagtgttggataagtgagactctactgtaccttctccTGCTTCCTAGAACTAGTTCTGTGTTGTTGCATGTACTGACCTTTTAAAAGGGATACAACTGCCCTTCACTTGAGGTGGAAGGAGGAGGCAGATTTTTGTGTGTCAAGAAGAGCTGTGCATTTTTAGTTATAAAATTGTATGTTTACTGCTAAGGACAGCCATGAATCCTTATGCAGGTTTCCTGCTTCATTTGTCATATTTCTGATTTCTGTGAGATTCGttggctgttttttaaaaaaatataatctttattaagGCTTTTtccaatatacatattaaaatactaagaaaaaaaatgcataaacaaaacgaaagaaagaatagaaaaaaaaagaagtagaAAAGAAGAGTAGAAGAGTAGGAGGAAGAGAATAAGATAGAAGGAGGTGTTGGTTGTTTTGGGTTGTATAACGCAATTTGACTTAGTTAAGGCACAGTGTTTGCCAATGGTCCCGGCAGCAAAATGTCATGGGCCAACCCCAAAGAAATGACTTATTTTCCTAGCAGTTTAGAAAACAGATCTCCCTCTTCCTTGGGCACTTGATTATATTTAATATGGTGTCAGGATAGCTGCTTGTGTAAACTGCAGAGCAAGAAAACAGAGGTGCATAGAGAGAAGTGTTAATCTCCAAATGAAGGCAGTACAAAGTAGGTCTCCCTCATCTTTCACTCCGGCAATCATTGAAAATCATGTCACATCACCACAGGACAACAACTTCCAGCTGAAGGCTCACAAACTTCTCTTGCAATTACCGTGGTTATTTTCTGACTCTGTGGTCCAGGCATGGCAGGGAGcctttttcattccatcagcttTTATGGCCTCCTTCTGCACATGCTGACTAATGTGATGACACTATATCAGCCGTTCAGCTGTCCCGGGTACTTTTTCTTTCCAGTTCAGAATAAGAGCTGGCTATTAGAATAACACTTCCATCTCGCCCACTCCCTGCTCCTCCAGTGTATTTATGTGTTTGTGTTCCTATTTGCCAATTCTTGACCCCTTTTAAAATGCTGTTCAAGGACTCATCACAAAGCAGCAAGTCGAATATTATGCCTCCTACCTGAAAGATTCGAAGTCCTGCAGAGGGTCACGGCTGCAAACAGCACCTCCTGGGAAGGCAGACTGCAGGAAGACTCGGCTGGGGTTCTTTAATTAAATATGAATCAAAGAAATCCAACAGTGATAAAGGAGCAAAAGAGAGACGGGATAATAACCTTTCTTTATTTGTGCGAACTGGATATTTAACCTTTTTCCATCTCTGCCCTCTGCAAGAACTAACACATTCAGATGTCATGTTATAAGCCTACAAAGGAGGATGGATGGCTCTTCTCtcattttgtttaaaattaatatatttttctttagtTTAAAAAGTGCTCAGAATCTCCATCACTGTATATGCCTTATGTGGGTCCAGGTATTTGAAGTCTTACAGAATTTGCCTTGCATTGTGAAAGTCTGATATATTTAGTGTGGGCAATGTCATGTGAGCCAGAATGGTGTAGTAATTTGAGCATTACTCAAatttgagcccccggtggcctagtggactaaagcctcgtgaattgaaggttgggttgctgacctgaaagctgccaggttcaaatcccatccggggagagtgcagatgagctccctctatcagctccagctccatgcggggacatgagagaagcctcccacaaggatgataaaaacatcaaaacatccgggcgtcccctgggcaacgtccttgcagacgaccaattctctcactccagaagtgattcaagttgctcctaacacaaaaaaaaaaattggtctaggacagtggttctcaacctgtgagtcctcaggcgttttggccttcaactcccagcaatttcagctagtttaccagctgttagtatttctgggagttgaaggccaaacatctgggaacccacaggttgagaaccactaatctaggaTGATGGAGAACAATGTTTGAATTCCCATTTAGTCATGGATGCCCACTGGATGCCTGGGAAAACTATACTTTGTCAACTTCAGAGAAACCAACTCTTGCCAATAAAATCCTGTGATAATGTTGCCTTAAGGTAGCCATCAataagaaatgatttgaagggatGCAGCAACAAGTATGACAAAAGAAACTCAGGGAGGATAAATGGAAGAGGGGCACTAAGAATATATAGATATGAGGACTGCCCAGAAGCAAAGAAGGAGGTTCTGGCAGTCACAAAGAACACAGAGGCTATCAGCAGAAGTTTCCGACATTTTTTCCAAACATTTATACATTAGTATAaaaactggggaggggggggggggcgcagcaggttaaactgctaagttgcagaacttgctgaccgcaaGGCTGGCGACTCAAATCGCAGGACggggtgatctcccactgttagccccagcttctgccaacctagaaatttgaaaacatgcaaatgtgaatagatcaataggtactgctttggtgggaaggtaatggcgtccatgcagtcatgcgagccacatgacctaggaggcatctacgaacaagtcccttcgggtgagaagagcaggatataaatgttgcaaataaataaataaataaataaacaacattggctcttcggcttagaaatagagatgagcacacacacaccccgagATAAACATGACTAGACTAAATGTCAAGGGGCAACCTTTATctttagagggttgttgtatgtctttcgggctgtgtggccacgttccagaagtattctctcctgacgtttcgcccacatctatggcaggcatcctcagaggttgtgaggtatggataaattaggtaaggaaaggaaaatatatatatctgtggagagtccagggtgtggcaagagtgctttgtcactgggaagccagcattaatgttatCTTTACCTTTATAACAAATGGAAGCTTGGGTCAATAAAGTGCAAGCTGTGTGttttgaatgaaaatacattttggACCAGATTCTTTTGAGATTTTGCATGAGCAAGAAATTACCTGAATAGATTTATAACCAAGCCCTGGTGACGATGCACAACAGGGAGACTATCTTGAAGACTACAAGCAAGTGCATACAGTCATGATGTAGCATAGAATGATTAATATAGTTTCAATCTAAATGACCATTATATGTATTATAGACTTTATATAGGATTTCATATGAGTTCCTTTCAAAGGCATGTACATTACAATTGTTACTGGTACTGTTGGAATACTCTCTCTGGATCCCATTTTAATTaatattagaaataaaatattagaaatacAATACGTGTGTTATACTGATTGCTTTAAAATCCAGTTTTGATTCTCAAGAAAGTGATCTTTCACTAGAAATAATTTGccccttttctttcttgcaaTCTATGGGAAGAGAAGAAGTGAACAAACTGCACTCAATAGCCTTCACTTCTTTCATTGTGAATTAGGTAAAACCACCCCTTCTGGCTTGTTATGTGCAAATGCTTCCATTGTCTCCAACCACCCACAGGGGCCCCATAATTTGTTAAAGGGAAGGTTTAACCTCCAAGTCCACTTCCTTTTTATTGCTTTCCCAGCTGCATTCGTATAGCCAAATCCATAGTAGTTATGTGGCACTTCTCCCCAATGCAATCCTTTGCTGATTTCACAAGGTTATGCTATAAAATTTTTGCAAGAAATTGGCTgtcaagagaaggaaaaaaatatgaCTGCTCTGGAAACAGTAGTCCCAATTTTTTTGAAACCTCTGTAAAGAGAAGTGTGAAGTTTGTGGCCCTGATGTGCCTCATTTCAGAACTCCTTGTTCTCTCTCACCCTTTGTTTGACCTTTTGGGAACTTTGTTTGCCTGGTCCTTCTGCTGTTTGCCCTCCTCCTGACTCAAATGTGATCCATTAAAGTCTCTGCCAGAATCACTGGCTGGGTCTCAGAAAGTCTATTCCTGCCTTTGGCATGTGCAGCAATATAGCCTAGCCTGTCCCTGCACCATAAATATCAATACTCCTATTTGCTCATTTTTGCCTGCTGCTTGAAATCAATCCTGAATGCCTGTGAGAGCACTGGAGCATgaacaagggaaggaaggaatggagtCCCCTTATTTGCCTCTCGTGCCTCCAGTTCCCTCATTAAACTGTGTACTTCTAAAGGCGCTGCCAGATTGGCAATGGTCATTGGCAGTGCCATGGGGTACCACCTTTGCtctaggtcagtagttctcaacctgtgggtctccaggtgttttggcctacaactcccagaaatcccagccagtttatcagctgttaggatttctgggagttgaaggccaaaacatctggcaactcataggttgagaaccactgctccagggaAATGATTTGAATTATTATAGTGCATGACCATAACCTCGCATACAACATAACACCTTGCAGCAAacacacgagggttgaatgaaaagtgatGTCTCCACCtttttacttgggtttggatgggagtaatTTAATaattcaaacacagaaataatccttagaatgtgctctttaactaccactattcacttttccacataatcaccagacaattggatacatttctgccaacaatgaacaagttttctgaagctgtcacggacgAAGTTGACACTTTGTTTccactgttgggaatcatcctggactactcaagtctagatgtagttagatagatgatagagttagattgagggaatcctttccctgtttccaaagcatgcctagacaggctttactgtgtttcaccctatcctgtttacgtcacatcccttactttgaagttagcagaaatgtgactctccagggacactaacttctcattggtcagaatgtcttttatggcctcaATAAAcgggaccatgaggttggaaccattttggttctctcttctccctttgttcttcaagctaacaacacgtcctgccatctctcctggcaagaggtaactatttagatgttttttatttttcctttcttatttttccttagaaaccagtctggagtagtctagacagctcccaagcctttctatctacaatgttctttttacctgaataaatactttttgaacttttattgagactctgcagtcattgcaatcctaaatagacaaaggcttctcttgctcaccccatgtaagtaactgttgcatttgaaagctttgcttttgctactctgctgattttggtggaatctcccccagagagggttaaattgagtctaactgctcagagattaccacaacatccacaaccagcatctcacagtacccatcgtgcacagatctttcgatagccaaacaaagcaataatgtgacctacACGTTCTTATGAAATACCGATTaaacttgaaatttctctctgagtgatatggcgatcatcctgaatcaatctgtcaaccttttgattgtgaaactcagtggttgctgtcacaggcagtccaactctttgtttatcatgcaaatcagatgttcccgcctcaacatctttaaacttacttgcccaacgacgcatcaacacaatcaccataaacagcttgcattctctgatgaatctcctttggagtgacaccttctgctgtcaagaattcaatgactgcacgttgcttaagttgcattgaccgactgtctgcgcagggttccatacttcgcactttaacaacacaactgttcaatgctaaggcttcctgccaaatggaactgtagaggagagtctactgaacaagccagtacctgccgcataccagtactgccgtctgttgaggagttacgaaggtggaggcattacttttcattcaaccctcgtagacaGTTAGCTCTCAGCTAGGGAGAGAAAAAAGTCCCACCATtgtagagagggaaggaaaaagtggGCAATGATGCCATGGAAAGGATTGCAAGATAAAggagctgtaaataaataataaacccaGAACAAAATTGTGGATCATTATTCTGCTCATGACACTAGCAGTGATaaaattgtcgaaggcttttatggccaggatcacagggttgttgtatgttttccgggctgtatggccatgttctagaagtattctctcctgacgtttcacccacatctatggcaggcatcctcagaggttgttaagaTTGGTTTGGTTTTGCACCATGAATACCTGGCCCTACTGGCTGGAATCATGCCTATTGGACCGGTTTCCTCACCATGCTTGGGTATACACTCATGGCACATTTTTAATAAATGTATGGTCTGGGTGTGATCTGTACTCTTCATTATGGTGGAGGAAAATATGGTTTTAGagaaggcatcctcaaactgcagccttccagctgtttgggcctccaactcccagaagtcctgaccattgaacaagctggctaaggcttctgggagttggaagcccaaacagcTAGAGGGCTgcaatttgaggatgcctgctttagAGCCCCAGTATGTATTGGGAGCAAATAGTGAATCCAACAGGCAGTTTTTATTTGAAGTCATGCCAAAGTTCTACGACCATATGCCCAGAATTATTGTCTTTGGCTCAAACAGAAGTAGATGAAGATAGGattctggactag is a window from the Anolis carolinensis isolate JA03-04 chromosome 3, rAnoCar3.1.pri, whole genome shotgun sequence genome containing:
- the fam216b gene encoding protein FAM216B isoform X2, which gives rise to MDQRHSANHWLLSQDLKRGQKGYFYSIMRIYDSKAPREMLYHRYAINLQRQNVLGLITKQQVEYYASYLKDSKSCRGSRLQTAPPGKADCRKTRLGFFN
- the fam216b gene encoding protein FAM216B isoform X1, with the translated sequence MLNIVLIITLGRNSAATLHSLSSQLVCFLHFGNRTRMGECWKRNRSTCYTPKLLCIHIPSSAQDSPLMKDLKRGQKGYFYSIMRIYDSKAPREMLYHRYAINLQRQNVLGLITKQQVEYYASYLKDSKSCRGSRLQTAPPGKADCRKTRLGFFN